One segment of Geoalkalibacter ferrihydriticus DSM 17813 DNA contains the following:
- a CDS encoding LutC/YkgG family protein, translated as MIDAKLVQGFSEAASRVGAKVLPMRDASAAADYIHMQAGGLVLLAPSPSLERLGLARGLRERGSDIATHQPRTQAPAAAAGITGANFAIADTGTVVLESTAEATRLATTLPTRHFVLLDPRKIVADGLAAVAPLRRLQQQTPRSFLAYISGPSRTADIERVLTIGVHGPCELHILLLEGISEDPLEN; from the coding sequence ATGATTGACGCAAAGCTTGTGCAGGGTTTCAGCGAAGCGGCATCGCGCGTCGGCGCCAAAGTTCTCCCCATGCGCGATGCCTCCGCCGCGGCCGATTACATCCATATGCAGGCCGGCGGGCTGGTGCTGCTCGCACCCAGTCCCAGCCTTGAGCGCCTTGGGTTGGCCAGGGGATTGCGCGAGCGTGGCAGCGACATCGCCACCCACCAGCCCCGCACCCAGGCGCCCGCCGCGGCCGCCGGTATCACCGGCGCCAATTTCGCCATTGCCGATACCGGCACGGTGGTACTGGAAAGCACCGCTGAAGCGACGCGCCTGGCCACGACCCTGCCCACGCGCCATTTCGTCCTCCTCGACCCGCGAAAAATTGTCGCCGACGGTCTGGCTGCCGTCGCACCTCTGCGCCGCCTGCAGCAACAAACGCCACGCAGCTTTCTCGCCTACATTTCCGGACCCAGCCGCACCGCCGACATCGAACGTGTGCTGACCATCGGCGTGCACGGTCCCTGTGAACTGCACATCCTGCTGCTGGAAGGGATTTCCGAGGATCCGCTGGAGAATTAG
- a CDS encoding L-lactate permease encodes MSPGIQALLAGTPIIVAAVLLVGLQWPARRAMPIVYLTAAGIALFFWEMSFNRVLASTIQGFIVTVAVLWIIFGAIMLLNTLQNSGAISTIRAGFTNISPDRRVQVLILAWLFGCFIEGASGFGTPAAIAAPLLVAIGFPALGAIMVGMMIQSTPVSFGAVGTPIIIGVTNGLDHIAIGNQLTATGSSWEAFVQIITSEVAIGHAIVGTLMPLLMVMMLTRFFGKNKSWKEGLAMAPFALFTGLAFAVPYALTGIFLGPEFPSLIGALFGMAIVVPAARKGFLTPKTVWDFAPQEEWPKAWFGTITPKKPSLDERKISLPMAWTPYILVALILVASRVFPALKSALLSLSFGWRNILGEAGVSSSIEPLYLPGGILLFVCVLTLFLHRMKFSQFTAAAGSAGKTLLGAGFVLMFTIPMVRILINSGINGADLVSMPVAMADYVAVTFGSVYPFFAPTVGGLGAFIAGSNTVSNMMLSQFQLEVANALSVSGAVMLSLQAMGAAAGNMIAIHNVVAASATVGLLGQEGRTIRMTIIPTTFYLIALGILGLVAVYVLGLTDPLMGL; translated from the coding sequence ATGTCACCAGGGATCCAGGCATTACTTGCAGGAACACCAATTATTGTCGCAGCCGTGCTGCTCGTTGGCCTTCAATGGCCGGCGCGACGGGCCATGCCCATCGTTTATCTCACAGCGGCAGGCATCGCACTGTTCTTTTGGGAGATGAGCTTTAACCGTGTTCTCGCCTCAACGATTCAAGGGTTCATTGTTACGGTCGCAGTGCTTTGGATTATTTTCGGTGCGATCATGCTGCTCAATACTCTTCAGAATTCCGGCGCCATTTCAACAATCCGGGCGGGCTTCACTAACATCAGTCCGGATCGACGCGTTCAGGTTCTTATTCTGGCGTGGCTTTTCGGCTGCTTCATCGAAGGAGCTTCAGGTTTTGGCACCCCGGCAGCCATCGCTGCGCCATTGCTGGTGGCTATTGGTTTTCCAGCCCTGGGTGCCATCATGGTTGGCATGATGATTCAATCAACACCGGTATCCTTCGGCGCGGTCGGAACCCCAATCATCATCGGGGTGACCAATGGGCTGGACCATATCGCCATCGGAAACCAACTCACCGCGACCGGCTCAAGCTGGGAAGCCTTTGTGCAAATCATTACTTCAGAAGTCGCTATCGGCCATGCTATCGTCGGAACCCTGATGCCACTGCTGATGGTCATGATGCTTACCCGATTTTTCGGCAAAAACAAGAGCTGGAAAGAGGGGCTGGCCATGGCGCCATTCGCCCTTTTTACCGGTCTGGCCTTTGCTGTTCCCTACGCTCTTACCGGGATCTTTCTCGGCCCGGAGTTCCCTTCTCTCATCGGCGCCCTGTTCGGCATGGCCATTGTTGTGCCGGCAGCCAGGAAAGGCTTCCTGACACCAAAAACGGTTTGGGACTTTGCTCCACAAGAAGAGTGGCCGAAGGCGTGGTTTGGTACGATTACCCCCAAAAAACCCAGTCTTGATGAGCGAAAAATCTCCCTGCCTATGGCCTGGACCCCGTACATTCTGGTGGCCTTGATTCTGGTTGCCAGCCGGGTCTTTCCCGCTCTCAAGTCCGCGTTGCTCAGCCTGTCATTCGGCTGGCGAAATATTCTTGGCGAAGCGGGTGTCAGCAGCAGTATTGAACCACTCTATCTGCCCGGAGGAATTTTATTGTTTGTCTGCGTGCTGACGCTGTTCCTGCACAGGATGAAATTCTCCCAGTTTACCGCTGCTGCCGGGTCTGCCGGAAAAACTCTGCTCGGCGCGGGATTTGTTCTGATGTTTACAATCCCGATGGTGCGGATTCTTATCAATTCAGGGATCAACGGCGCTGATCTGGTATCCATGCCCGTGGCCATGGCCGATTATGTGGCGGTAACCTTTGGTTCCGTCTATCCGTTCTTTGCTCCGACAGTTGGTGGCCTTGGGGCATTTATCGCCGGTTCCAACACCGTTAGCAACATGATGCTCTCCCAGTTCCAGCTTGAAGTGGCAAACGCCCTGAGTGTTTCAGGCGCGGTGATGCTTTCCCTTCAGGCAATGGGCGCAGCAGCCGGAAATATGATCGCTATCCATAATGTGGTCGCTGCTTCGGCAACTGTCGGGCTGCTCGGGCAGGAAGGCAGGACGATTCGCATGACGATTATTCCGACAACGTTCTACCTGATTGCCCTTGGCATCCTGGGCCTTGTGGCTGTGTATGTCCTTGGTCTGACGGACCCGCTGATGGGACTGTAA
- a CDS encoding FAD-binding oxidoreductase, protein MISSTAIAHLKEKLGDANVLHEKEDLLTLGYDSTPGVHHLPEVVVYPTTTEEVIAAMEIAEREGLPLTPRGSGTGLSGGSVPVKGGMVLCLTRMNRILEIDEENLTATAEAGVITLDLFNAVAAKGLFYPPDPGSQKISTLGGNVAENAGGLRGLKYGVTRDYVMALKGVLADRSLIATGGKSVKDVAGYGFKDLLVGSEGTLGIVTEITVKLIPPPQDKRTILAYFNDVRTAGEAVSRIIAAKIIPSTMEIMDRAVINCVEDYVKIGLPRQMAALLLIEVDGHPAPVAEEAAGVQKILEQVKAAEIHVARDAEHAASLAAARRTALSALARMSPTTLLEDATVPRSRLAETFSEIERLTEKYRLKVGTFGHAGDGNLHPTVLCDERDHEEMERAHAFYNELYEQVLAWGGTVSGEHGIGLAKKEYLARQIGPGGVQVMKRIKQVFDPQGILNPGKIFDEGDPCTQVHVEEGFRVSH, encoded by the coding sequence ATGATTTCCTCGACCGCCATTGCCCACCTCAAGGAAAAGCTGGGCGACGCCAACGTGCTGCACGAAAAGGAAGATCTGCTCACCCTGGGCTATGATTCCACCCCCGGGGTGCATCATCTGCCCGAGGTCGTGGTCTACCCAACCACCACCGAAGAGGTCATTGCCGCCATGGAGATCGCCGAACGCGAAGGGCTGCCTCTGACGCCGCGCGGCTCAGGTACGGGGCTCTCCGGCGGCAGCGTGCCGGTCAAGGGTGGCATGGTGCTGTGCCTGACGCGCATGAACCGCATTCTGGAAATCGACGAGGAGAACCTCACCGCCACCGCCGAGGCGGGGGTGATTACCCTTGATCTGTTCAACGCGGTGGCGGCCAAGGGGCTGTTCTATCCCCCCGACCCCGGTTCTCAGAAGATTTCCACCCTGGGCGGCAACGTCGCCGAGAATGCAGGCGGGCTCCGGGGGCTCAAATACGGCGTCACGCGCGACTATGTGATGGCGCTCAAAGGGGTGCTCGCCGATCGCAGCCTCATCGCCACCGGTGGCAAAAGCGTCAAGGATGTCGCCGGCTACGGCTTCAAGGATCTGCTGGTGGGCAGCGAGGGGACACTGGGGATTGTGACCGAGATCACCGTCAAGCTGATTCCGCCGCCCCAGGACAAGCGCACCATCCTTGCCTATTTCAACGACGTGCGCACCGCCGGCGAAGCGGTGTCGCGCATCATCGCCGCCAAAATCATCCCCTCGACCATGGAGATCATGGATCGCGCGGTTATCAACTGCGTGGAGGATTATGTCAAGATCGGCCTGCCGCGGCAGATGGCCGCGCTCTTGCTCATCGAAGTCGACGGTCATCCGGCACCGGTTGCGGAAGAGGCCGCCGGGGTGCAGAAAATTCTTGAGCAGGTCAAAGCCGCCGAGATCCATGTGGCGCGCGATGCCGAGCATGCGGCAAGCCTTGCCGCGGCGCGCCGTACTGCGCTCTCGGCCCTGGCGCGGATGTCGCCCACCACTTTGCTGGAAGACGCCACCGTGCCGCGCTCTCGGTTGGCTGAGACCTTCAGTGAAATCGAACGCCTCACCGAGAAATACCGTCTCAAGGTGGGCACTTTCGGCCACGCCGGCGACGGCAATCTGCATCCGACAGTGCTCTGCGATGAGCGCGATCACGAGGAAATGGAACGCGCGCACGCCTTCTACAACGAACTCTACGAACAGGTGCTGGCCTGGGGCGGCACCGTGTCGGGCGAACACGGCATCGGTCTGGCCAAGAAGGAATACCTTGCGCGTCAGATCGGGCCGGGTGGCGTGCAGGTGATGAAACGTATCAAGCAGGTCTTCGATCCGCAGGGTATCCTGAACCCCGGAAAAATTTTCGACGAAGGCGATCCCTGTACGCAGGTGCATGTGGAGGAGGGTTTCCGTGTCTCGCACTGA
- a CDS encoding (Fe-S)-binding protein produces MSRTEPLGNFTAEDAPHYDDVVQCMRCGFCLPTCPTYALTGRERSSPRGRVALARAVAEKKLEFTPAIKEEAFFCLDCRACTTACPSGVRAGEVMEMCRSQAHAFYPLGKMGKAFREFILQKMVPSPKMMETSMLPTRLYQRLGIQWLVRHLKVLKLGPEWMNKAEGMLPELEKPLRPQLPDIVAARGEKRGRVGFFLGCVMTLMYPNVSRNTVRVLTHQGFDVVTPKDTKCCGAPHLSEGDRETARQLALFNLDLFLAQDVDYIVTDCAGCGAALKEYEELLAERAEHEKLSRFREKIRDISEFLVEVGLRTEGLQEVRARVTYHEPCHLCHAQGISAQPRQLIRQIPGVELREMQEASWCCGSAATWGLKFSQDSQKVLDRKLDNVKASGADILITANPGCHLQLAWGVRQAGMPQDVLHLMELLGRALPPD; encoded by the coding sequence GTGTCTCGCACTGAACCGTTGGGAAATTTTACCGCCGAGGATGCTCCCCACTACGACGATGTGGTGCAGTGCATGCGTTGTGGTTTCTGCCTGCCGACCTGTCCGACCTATGCCCTGACCGGGCGCGAGCGCTCCAGCCCGCGTGGCCGGGTGGCGCTGGCGCGGGCCGTGGCGGAGAAGAAGCTTGAATTTACCCCGGCCATCAAGGAAGAGGCCTTTTTCTGTCTGGACTGCCGCGCCTGCACCACGGCGTGCCCGTCGGGAGTGCGTGCCGGCGAGGTGATGGAGATGTGCCGCAGCCAGGCCCATGCCTTCTATCCTCTGGGTAAGATGGGCAAGGCGTTTCGCGAGTTCATCCTGCAGAAGATGGTGCCCTCGCCCAAAATGATGGAAACCTCCATGCTGCCGACACGGCTCTATCAGCGTCTCGGCATTCAGTGGCTGGTGCGTCATCTCAAGGTGCTCAAGCTTGGCCCGGAGTGGATGAATAAAGCTGAAGGCATGCTGCCCGAGCTGGAAAAGCCTCTGCGGCCGCAATTGCCGGACATCGTTGCCGCACGCGGGGAAAAGCGCGGGCGGGTCGGTTTTTTCTTGGGTTGCGTCATGACCCTGATGTACCCCAATGTGTCACGCAACACGGTGCGTGTCTTGACTCACCAGGGTTTTGACGTGGTGACCCCCAAGGACACCAAATGCTGCGGCGCGCCGCATTTGTCCGAAGGCGATCGCGAAACCGCGCGTCAGCTGGCGCTGTTCAACCTCGATCTGTTTCTCGCTCAGGATGTGGATTACATCGTCACGGATTGTGCCGGTTGCGGGGCGGCCCTCAAAGAATACGAAGAACTGTTGGCGGAGCGTGCCGAACATGAGAAATTGAGCCGGTTTCGCGAAAAGATTCGCGACATTTCGGAGTTTCTCGTCGAAGTCGGCTTGCGCACGGAAGGATTGCAGGAGGTGCGCGCCCGCGTTACCTATCACGAGCCCTGCCACCTGTGTCACGCCCAGGGTATCAGTGCCCAGCCGCGTCAGCTCATCCGTCAGATTCCCGGCGTCGAGCTGCGCGAAATGCAGGAAGCAAGCTGGTGCTGCGGTTCGGCGGCCACTTGGGGGCTGAAGTTTTCCCAGGACAGCCAGAAGGTGCTTGATCGAAAACTTGACAACGTCAAGGCCAGCGGTGCTGATATTCTGATCACGGCCAACCCCGGTTGCCATCTGCAACTGGCCTGGGGAGTCCGCCAAGCCGGTATGCCGCAGGACGTGCTGCACCTCATGGAGCTGCTCGGTCGCGCCCTGCCGCCGGACTGA
- a CDS encoding GSU3128 family (seleno)protein produces the protein MKIRKKVFEFEYEEVLDVKTRELIRVACAVAVGCPDULGKHFAVAKEQGASAAELREALAYGIIAPAGRAKNFVLNMMDSLGLEEESEE, from the coding sequence ATGAAAATCCGCAAAAAGGTCTTTGAGTTCGAATACGAGGAAGTGTTGGACGTAAAAACTCGAGAGTTGATCCGGGTCGCCTGCGCGGTGGCGGTGGGCTGTCCCGACTGACTGGGCAAACACTTCGCGGTCGCGAAGGAGCAGGGCGCAAGCGCGGCGGAACTCAGGGAAGCTCTGGCCTACGGCATCATCGCCCCGGCGGGACGCGCCAAAAATTTTGTATTGAACATGATGGACAGCCTGGGGCTGGAGGAAGAATCCGAGGAATAA